The Horticoccus luteus DNA window GCAGCCCATCCACCGTCTTCTCGGCGGCAAACGCCACGCCACCATCCCCGCCTACGCCTCGATCCTCTTCGGTCGCGATGGCCAGCAGACCAAGGACATCGCCCAGCGCTGGCGCGCCGCCGGTTATCGCGCGATCAAGTTCGGCTGGGAGCCCATGGGCCAGAGCGAAGCCCTCGATGTCGAACTCGTCGCGGGCGCGCGCGCCGGCGCCGGCGACGATGCCACCGTGCTGATCGACGCCGGCTGCGTGTGGGACGCCCGCACCGCCCTCAGCCGCGCGCAACGTTTCGAAGCCTTCAACATCGGCTGGCTCGAGGAGCCGCTTTCGCAGGACGACCTCGACGGCTACGTCTGGCTCCGCGACCGCTCGCCCGTGCCGATCGCCGCCGGCGAGGGCGAATGCGGCCGCGCCGCCTTCCGCCCGTGGATCGACCGCCACGCGCTCGACGTTTATCAAGTCGATCTCGCGCGCAACGGCTTCACCGACTCCCTCTACATTCGCCAACGCGTCGAGGAAATCGGTGCGCGCCTCTGCAACCACTGCTACAAAACGCCCATCAGCGTCGCCGCCTGCCTGCATTGGCTGAGCACCTGCGCCGGCGCCTTCATCTTCGAGGATTGCGTGGAGGATTCGCCTCTCCGCCACGAACTCACCCACGAACGCATGCAAGCCGTCGATGGCGTGATGACTGTGCCCGACGCCCCCGGCCTCGGCATCACGCTCAACGAAGATTTCGTCCGCGCCCACCTCGTCTCCGAGTCCCGCGCCTGAGCCCGCTTTTCTCCCGTTCGCCATGAGCGCCTCGTCCTTTGCCGGCCAGCACGCCATCGTCACCGGTGGAGGCACCGGCATCGGCCGCGCCCTCGCGCTCGCCCTTGCCGCGCGCGGCGCCACCGTCCTCATCGTGGCCCGCAACGCCACGCACCTCGCCGAAGTCGCGTCGCACCGTCCGGACCTCATCCGCACCGCCGCCTGCGATCTGCACGATGCCACGCGTTGGACCGAACTCATCCGCGCGCAGCCGCGCCTCGATCTCCTCATCAACAACGCCGCGCTCAGCGTCCCCACCGATCTCGCCAACCCCGCCGACACGTCCCTTGCTGAAGTCATGGCTGTGAATTTCGGCGCCGCCTGGACCGGCTCGCGCGAAGCCGCCCAGCACATGCGCGCCGCCGGCGGTGGCCGCAT harbors:
- a CDS encoding mandelate racemase/muconate lactonizing enzyme family protein, with amino-acid sequence MKITEVICQILRISTVEAKTAGTQDTLLIRVRTDTGLEGIGESDASPEILKAIIDAPFSHNIASGLRRLLLGLDPLETDFIREKLYRATMYYGRRAVGVAAMAGVDMALWDIKGKFFQQPIHRLLGGKRHATIPAYASILFGRDGQQTKDIAQRWRAAGYRAIKFGWEPMGQSEALDVELVAGARAGAGDDATVLIDAGCVWDARTALSRAQRFEAFNIGWLEEPLSQDDLDGYVWLRDRSPVPIAAGEGECGRAAFRPWIDRHALDVYQVDLARNGFTDSLYIRQRVEEIGARLCNHCYKTPISVAACLHWLSTCAGAFIFEDCVEDSPLRHELTHERMQAVDGVMTVPDAPGLGITLNEDFVRAHLVSESRA
- a CDS encoding SDR family NAD(P)-dependent oxidoreductase; amino-acid sequence: MSASSFAGQHAIVTGGGTGIGRALALALAARGATVLIVARNATHLAEVASHRPDLIRTAACDLHDATRWTELIRAQPRLDLLINNAALSVPTDLANPADTSLAEVMAVNFGAAWTGSREAAQHMRAAGGGRIVNITSVHSRLAERGSTAYGVGKAALEQLTRCLAVEWAPHGILVNAVAPGFVDTPMSRATGINELETDWFRQNYLASGRIPLRRAAQPDEMVAPVLFLASKENTYVTGQTIIADGGLSLTL